The proteins below come from a single Natranaerovirga pectinivora genomic window:
- a CDS encoding Spo0E family sporulation regulatory protein-aspartic acid phosphatase, with translation MEEFNTEVLEKIRNDLYQLIDEEENLVSAKVVYLSQRLDRALNEYEELKNKKNRIE, from the coding sequence GTGGAGGAATTTAATACTGAAGTATTGGAAAAAATAAGAAATGACTTATACCAACTTATAGACGAAGAAGAAAATCTTGTATCAGCAAAAGTAGTATACTTAAGTCAACGACTAGATAGAGCATTAAATGAATATGAAGAGTTAAAAAATAAAAAAAATAGGATAGAATAA